The genomic stretch CTGATCCAGCAATGACAAGATCAGCATTCATTGCAGCTTTGAAGCTATGATCAGCTTTATCATCAACCACCTTAATTTTTCTCCTAATAAGCTCTTCCATCAAACCACCTTTTTTACTAAGAACAACAGCCGAAACATTCGCTTCACATCTCATCAACTCAGTTGCCAATTCCATCATCGAAAGCGGCGCGCCAGTCATAGAAAGCTCATGAAATATCAACACAAATCTCTTTGACAAAACAGCTTTTGCAAAATCACTTTTCCTTTCACATTTTCCACAACACTTGTCATTATTTTTAGTACTCAATTTCAATATCCTATCCTCTAATAACCCAAATGGACCCACAAGAGAAAACTTCTCTAACTCCTTTTCAACTTTCAATTTTCTCTTCTGCTTATCATTTACCTCACTTCTCAAAGATCTTCTACTTTTCCTTTTCTTTGAAGCACTTTTACCATTTCCTTCTTTCTTGGCcaaaacaacaactttttcattATGATCAAATAAAGAACTCTTTTTGACAACAAAATCTTGATGATTACTAAGATGAAAATCAAACCCTTTAATTTCTTCTTGTTTATCATAATCATCCCACTTAGATTGAACAAAAAAACCAAGATAAGCCCAAAGGGTAATCAAGATTAGCCACAAAACTAACCGGTTGCTTCCAATCCAAGAAAGCGGTGCATTACTACTACTTTTGATTTCTCGTCTTCGAAATGAAGgagaatgttgttgttgaattgatCTTGATGAAGATTGAAGTTGAAGCTCTCCTCTATTGTTGTTGCATTCATCCATTAAAAGTCTCATTAAAATGATAATGAAGAAATTCTTGATGCTATCTTTATGATTTTACAATGGACCCTTTTGCACGTTATGTATCAAGATGTGAATGTTTTGAATGATGTATTCACTATGAATGAATGAAAGAGAAAGATGTTATGAGATAACTTGGTGGATCAActaaaatatttttttgtgattttaagtgaaaaaagaaagaaagatTAAAAAATTTCAAGAATTGTAACGACTTTGATGTTAGGTGAAATGTAGCATCATAGATGACATGTAGGGGGATATTTGTACATGACATGACATAGACATTGATAGTTTgtgttttttttatatatataagACTCTGTTTTATTATTGGTTCATCTATTTTTTTATTGATTATTAAgtaataacaacaaaaaaaagaaaattagAAATAAAAAAGAACACAATTAGTTATGATAATTTTGTAATAAAATTTTATGTTGATTTAAATGTTGATATAATAGTTTTCATAAGTAAAAATTGATAATGTAATTAGGTAGACTATTTAGTTAAGTGAAGGAATTATTGAAAGGAAAAAAATTAACAAATAGTATATATTTTAAACTACGGAATAATTATCTATGAAAATTGAAGGTGTTTCATTCCCATAGTACATAATAAATTTTGATTCCTGGCTGTGGAGATGTACCTACTATATttaagaaataaataaagttatTAGATTTGTTTTTTTAAATTGAAACAAAAGTGTAAGAGATATATTTGATCTATTTTTCTCTCATATTTATTagttaaaaataaaaacaaaaatagTAAGACTTCTTATAATTTTAACTTACcaacaaaaaaaaataatacaCTTTTTTTTGAGacaatgaaaataaaaataaataacaaaataTTATTATTTTCAGAAATGCATAATCAAGTTATAACATGTATTTAAAGAGTTCTTGTACATGGGATGTTATCTCACCAAAGTGAAAGGTAACTAATATTCTTAGATTTCAGAGATACATCTTCGGACGCATTTTTAATACACACATTAATGCTTTTTGTGAGTAAGTCATTCGTTATTACCCAAAACTGTGTCCGAAGATGTATCTTTGTATCTATAATATAGTAAATTCGGAGGTTCATCTTTGGAATAGCCCTAATCTAAAAACTCAATGAGTTTTACAGAAATTAATCCTCATAATGACTCTATTAACTTAAACCACAAATCAGTAACAGAATAGATGCagaatttgaaagaaaaaaataaattatCATCAAAATACATAACATCACATAGATAATCGTTAACATAAATTTAACATTACAGTTCATCGGATTGTTGCAACATCATTAGAATATCTTTGGttaatcttgcaatcgttgcATCCACTCCAATCGACCCCTTTTGTTTCATAAATGTGAAAAGTGCTCCACATAACCCTTAAATCTTCATTTGTCTTCGGATCAAACTTGTTGAACTGGATATTCTCTTCGTTGTTAATCGATGGGGGATGGTTCGATTGTCTGGATATTGAGATTCTCCATTATGTATTTCAGATCTACAAGAGAGGTGTACTATGTGACCCTTAATTCAAGTGAGGTCTTCGCGTCATTGAAGTACAAATGCGACATGTCAATATATGTTCATTCTGGTGTGATGTGATTGTGTTAAAAAAAGGGAGATGAGAGACTCGTATTTGTACAAGTTTTAGATTAATATAGACCTTAAAAACACAATTTTATTGTAAGGGATATTCTAGATATGCATTTTTGGTCACATccttttttttaaaataatgGTTTATATATGCATCTCCAAATTACTCCATGTTTGgtattttttaaattaaaattgGGATAATCTGGATATGCATCTCTGAAATCGTCCAACAAACTCATTGTTCATACAGAACCTGTTATATGCAAACTAAGATGTTAATAGATTCAAATATAAagtttatttaaaaaattaacCCACAATTGTTATACAATTGATGTTGAATATACATTACATGTGTATTAAATTATATCAAAATTACATTGGAGACAACAATATATATAAAAAACGAATCACCATCTAAATACATAGTAAGTTAAAAACTAAAAAGCATCAAAACATGTGTCACCACATAAATGAGTTTTTATGAGTGATGTCGCCTTTGACTTTTTCTTATTTGATTCTATTTCAATATCTCTCTATTTGGAGAACTCTTCCATCCTTTTCAGAAAGTGATCCCGTCAAATTTCAGTCTCTTTTATGAAATGTGTCCTCCACTCCAATGTCTTTTGTAAATGACACCACGGTTTCAAATAAATTTGAACAAAATATTGTGATTTTGAAATTCATCCAATAAATACACACGATACCTATTATAGGGAAGTGTGTTCATTTTCCATTGGTGTCGTACTGCTAATACAAGGACCAAGAGCATCATGAATTGCATCGGAAAAAAAATCGTATAGCGACGTGCATGATTTCCTATGTGCCTTCAACTCTTAGAGAAGTTGTTGACAGATAAATGTGTGATTCTCCTCTCTTTTACCAAACAAATCTGAAATAGTTCGATAACCGCAGTTAACCTCACCTTTAACATTTATAATATACTCaatgtatttgtgcataaaaagtGTCATCTCTTCAATGTAGATGATTTTTATATAGGTAGTGAAGGAGATGGTCTACTAATGCAAGCACCTTGAAAAATGATTTTTGAGATTTAAAAGTTAAAGAATTCAAAAACTGTGAGTCAATATGTTCAAAGTAAAAAAGAGACCACTTTGTGAAATTGTCATTCTCAGTTGGTTTGACTTTTTTAGGGGTACCTTTCATTTTAACAAGTTCCAATGGTGGTTTCAAATATGTGATTTTTGGATAATAAATCTTCCTCAGGTGCTCTTTGATGTGCAACTTCATATTGTTATCAACTTTCATAAATCTGTCTTGGATAATtcttattttatatatatatatatatatatatatatatatatatatatatatatatatatatatatatatatatatatatatatatatatatatatatatatatatatatatcatctTTCATCACATCTTCATCATCAAACTGTGTAAATCTCATTCATATCTATTAATGTAACAAGCACATGGAGGATCGTACGTACTTGTAAGTGTACAACCATCCTTTGAACTATTTGTTCATGTTTTCTCTGCTTGCTTGGCTTCGTGATAAACAAAATTCAATCTCACCCGAGAGATGTTATCAACGAACTGTGAATAAAGAATGTTGTCTTTGAATTTGTATTCTGATACAGTAATGCTCTGATCAAAAGATATTTGTATTTCATTATGTTGATTTCGGATTATTTGATTCAGGGAGTCTCAACTCTACAAAAATCACTTTTACTGTTTCTCAACCAATTCTTCATTGTGGCATGTACATATTAAAGTCTCTTATTTTTTGTATTGTCAAAGTATCTAACTTGATCAGTCCAAGCACATACAATCTTCTCTTTCACCTGGTTTATAATTATACTCTCAGCATACTTCATAAAATTTGGATATCTCGCACCCCCAATTATGCTTTCCAATACCCCACTTAATTCAACAATCTTCTCTTCTTCATCTTGATCTATTTAATCTTTAGTGTAGATTTAAGTCTGCTTCCCACCCTTGATTTGTTTAATATGTTTGGTCTCATTTTCAAATTTGCAACAGACGTTATAAAATCAGTTACTATGACATTTAGTTTAGCATATTTTATTGGTCCTTCAACACAGTCTTACACACTTCCAAAATCCATATAACGTTGTCATCTTTTTCCATTTTTCAAAAATGAAAAACCCACTAAAAAGTCATCTACGTCGAAGTAACACCAACAATTTTCAAAAGTGAAAGcatatatttattaattttgtaTATTGACAAGTAGATAGAATCAGGATGACACCAAAATATATCTCAAACAATGACTCCATCCTCGCACACTTTGTACCTAAAAACATATTTACCATCATCCAAAAGCTTCATCAGTTGTTGCATTTTAATTTTGGTCCTCTTATCTCCTTGTTGTTTACAGCATGAACATTATATATTTTCTTAATATTTTTGTTTAACATTGCAGGTATATTTTTGGACGGCACCATATTCAAAATCATGTCAAAAACAAATTCCTTCTCAACGGGATTAAGACGGCATACAATAGAATGATCGACTAATTTATGACACGTGTCATGATTGTGTAAACCAAAAATCATATTAGATTTTTATATACTACCTGCCTTATGGTATCCACATACCTTAAAAAACCATCACACTTTCTCATAATGATGTCATCAAGTTTCAATTTCCAAATACATTGCTAATACTTGTCACTTCTTTCTTTCGAATCTCATTGTTACAAATGTTTATCAAAATCATTATCAAACCTCCCGATAACAACATTAAAGTACAAATATCTAACACAACCCTTCATAGAAGGTGGGCAGTGGTCCCTCTATGTGATGTTGAGCTTAAACCAATTCATTGTAATGGATTGGAATACCTCTCTTATACCATGTTTAATATATTTTGCTTAGATAAAAAACAATGTTAAACCTAAGTTTTGCAGCTTCTATGCAAATCCATTGAAGCATATATTCATACTCAACAACAGGTTTAACATCATCTTTGACATCTCCCAGTTTAACATCACTTCATCCGATTCAACATCATATACAGAATAGCTTTAGCTTTAGATAAAGTATTAGTGCACCATAAGTTGATTAACTAGCTCAATCAACTAAATGCACCATCaataaaaaaatgcatcttcAAATTAATTCTTGACTTAAACTTTTTTATGTATGGCTTACAAAGATAAGCAAAATCTCCAAAATATGATAAGAGCAAAATTGAATTTTCAACGTGTTCACCCTCACACCCATGGAGTGGATAAAATAACCCCTTCATCGTATCTCCCAATGAGTGGAGTCTCTCACATCTAATTGCTAAGTTAAAACAAATacatattttaataattaaaaaatacTTTCAGAAAGTATGCAAAGAATAAATTTCATAGTCATGAAATGAGCTTTTCTCAATTATGTAAACTCACACGTTGGAGGACCTGATTTAGAGACAATTAGGCATAGAAAAGATATTCCAGCAGAAATATATATAACTAAATTCTATTTTACGTTATATATCAAACCATAATCATGTAACTAATATCAATGACATGTGCTGCTCCACCTTAAAGGTCTTTGAAGACAAAATATATGAAATAATTTGAAAACATTAATTCAATTAACCCAACTGAATTCAAAAAGAAACTAAATTCTACTAAACTCACATCAACCAACTAATATCATTCAATCAAAAAGAATAGTACAGTATATAACACAATCAAACTACAATTTATTAAATAACAATAGGTGAACTTTTATGAAAGAACTGAAGTTGAAAAGGAAAACGATGCATTGATTAAAATAGTCACAAAAGCTTATATAGTCATCATAGAGATAAGCTTATAAAGTCTTGTAATCAAAGCACAATGTCAAAACCAAATGGAACAAGATAACCATTTTTACACGAGAGAATGTTGTATTATCTCCATAATGTAATCAGCTGCTTCACAATCATTATCATTTTTTTTCTATATCATAGTTCAGCACGTGAAGCATGTCTAGTTTCTCACAAGCTTCATTAGAAAATCAAACAAGCAAGAAAAACCTGTAAAAAAGGCAAGAAATTGTATGTTATTTTTTAAAGATAATCCATACAGGCACCAAACCTGATCTCTATTCGAGAAAGACTACAAACACATCATGTAACACTTTTTATGACTCTATTGGTTGAAATGCATATAGATACTTGGCTCAAGTTCAACCAATAGGAGTGTGTGTTGGAAAAATGTGTTCTATGAAGCATCGACACAAACAGTCAACGAGACTGACATGGACAAGGGTAATTTTccaaacaaacaaaaaaaagTAATTGTATGTAAGCAATCACTTGTACAATTGTCGTGCAGATGCATTTAATCTAAAAGTTTTTTTGCTAAAGTCATAGTATACTTGAAATCATTCTTACCGCACAATTAAACAAGCAACTACCACCCGTCAAACTGCAATAACGTCATGAATGCGGTACAGCATGAGCAGGTGTTGTATAACTGCAACAGGGGTGGAATTAGGGAGAAGtgaaaaaaggaaaaagaaacaAATGTGTAAATCTAAGGAAAATCTGAAGAAAATCTTAATGATAAATTTTTGACAGTGAGGAACTTGTCAATTAGACAATGACTCAAACATTATTAAGAATGTAAGCTGTTCTGTAGTTACCTAAATTATCTTGAAATTTATTGCAGCCCAAAGTACTCCAGATGAAAAGCTGAAGAACAAGGGGCCTAGAGTAAGGCCTGCATAACATAATTACAAAAACTCAGAAAATTGCAACAATACAAAGATTTAAAACATCAGTTATTAGTTTGGAAATGACAAACCTTTAACTGCTTATTTCAAACAAGCTGTATCCTATATAAAACTTCACTGACCAAAATTCATCTCTGAATATCTGCATATAGATAATAACCAACATTCATTGAAATTATTTAACAAATACACAACCATACAGTAGCAACCAGGATGTGCGGAAAAATGTGATCTGTTAATTCCACTAAGCAACAATGCTATAGAGCTGCTAATATATGTATTTATAATAAATAGTGTATTGCAAGCAATAGTGATTTGTTCAAAATAGAAATAAGCATGCAGACAAAATAAAACTAAACTATTAAATGAAGGATTAGCAACTTGCCTGCGAGGTTTATTCTGTCGTTGTCCATACTCATCATTCACCAGATCTACAGAAAAATAAATCACAAATCACAATAATGTAGCAACGGGCAAAAGGTGAAACCATCAAAGGAAATGAAAATATATTTTACCAGATTTTTGTGGTGGCTTCAATTCATTATTAGCTTTATTCACATTATTTTCCTTGCTGCAAAGATTCATCaacaaaaagaaaacaaaaaattATATCAAGAACCTAGTAATAAGATATTGCAACAATGAAAATGAAATGGCGACAAATGATATATTAATGCTAAAAAACTGAACCAACCTTGAAGTATCCATTGCAGAGGTTTGTCCTGGTTGTCGTCCGTAAGCACCGTCAACAGCAAGGTACGGTGAACAGTATTGAGCCCCTAAGGCTCCTGCAGCACCAGCCAATACTGGTAGCCTAAACACAGATGGGAAAATTACTAAGTTTGGACAAATGAAACTATAAGGAATTTAGTATCTTTCTATTTTAAATTAAAGAATAACTCATAAGATATATCTGTACCATGTCATTTCTGATTTTCCTAAACCAAGTTGAGGATTAGCTACATATCCAGGGAAAGCCATGCCAACAGCGGGAACTCCCATACCACCGGGATGCTGCCCCCCAAATTGCATTACTGCATCCCAACAAAACcaaattaaaaatagaaaaattaatTACGCGCGTAAAGGAAGAAAATAACTTAATAGTCTTGTTCAAGAACTATAAACACAGAACACAGGTAGGATTTGAGTTGAGTACAGCAGTGTCCCATTTGCATAACTgtgtttttaaaaaaatcaaGGACCCAGACCTAAACCCAACCCAATTATATTAGAACTTCAGTGTACATATACCCTTACATATGGGACACTATCAAAACTCGAACCTATTATCCATGTTTTCAATAACTTGAATATAGTCTTCCTTAATGCATCTGATACTTTAATTTAAAACCAGTGCATACTTTTAGATATAAAAGCATTGTAAACTTTGAACTTAATTGAGATAGAGAATCACAAGGTTAGCCACTTTTTTTTACACCACACTCTTGAACACAATCTTTACAATTGGCTGCTTTTTAAAAAAAACGATTTAAGTATACATATTAGAACAGCAAATAATATTACTTATCATGCTCATTTCAAGATCAAACAAAGTATCCATATTAACAAGTTAACATCAAATAACATTACATGATTTTAGTGGACAACAATGTTACAATTTAGAATCACAGTAGCAGAAGAAAATTTCATTCAAGCGTCAGAAAGTTGTATTAAGCAGATAGGATCCAAAATTCCATGACTTTCGAATAAAGATACATACCTGGCAAGAAGGTGGGGAAGTTTGGATCTCCTTGACTAATGCCCATATTTCCAGCAGCCCCCATCACCTGTGCCCCGCCATATACAAAAGGTCCCCTTCCAGCACCTTGGGGAGCTCCCCTTCCCTTCCCAACCAATGCTCCTTTGGCATTACCTGATTCTGAGGCGGTGTCTGTTTCCCCAGAATCAAGTGAATTAATTGATGCAGCTCTTTTTGGAGGAGATGAAGACTGAGATCCACTGCCAGGTCGATGGCCAGTCTGTGGGGCAGTAGCCTGCACAGACGTTGAAGTCCTCCCTGATGCAGAACTTCTCTGAATATCGTGCAGTTGAGTTTGAGAAACTTTATTTGCTTGGGTATGTGAGAGAGCAGGTGGGTAATTCATCTGTAATGGGATTGGTGCACCTCTCCCAGGCCCAGCAGGCCTGGGAAAATGGGATTGAGAAGCATGGACACCAGAAGATCCAGGTGGGGCCAAATGAACATTGTTCAAAGGCTTCCCAACAGATGAGCCGACAGACTGATCAATATATAGCTTGTCCATGCTGATGGAATCAGCAACATTCTTTCCCCGATGAACTACGTTGTTTTGTTGAACTTGAAAACCCCCATCCATAACAGGGTGAATGTTCCTGCTGGTGTTGCCAATTTGTACATCCCGTTTTGGTGCCAGACTAACTTCTTTGTTGGAAGAGCCCGACGGATAAAATGGTGGAGATGCATAGTTCAAATTTGAAGAAACATGTGAAATTTTCTTGGCAGGCATTGGGTCAGATTCTGCATTGGATGCTGTTAATGAAAATCTCTCTGAACTAACAAGTGACGTTTTCTCCTGAGATTTCCCAGATctatgaaaacaaaacaaagcaaaacTTATAAGAATTCCTCAACATTGTGAGCATCATGTCACCAGAAAATTCTGTAAAATGCATGTGGTACTTACTGTTTATTATGAACCTGAGGAGCTGGACCATTCCTTCTGTTAGTCGGTTCATACCTTCGCGGCCCTCTCCCTTTCACAACAACTTTAGGTGCCTGACTTTGACTGCGGACGTCGTTATATTCTCTGTCATTATATTCTCTGTCATTTCTGTCATTAAATTCTCTCCTGTTTCCTCGAACATGTCCTCCGCGATCAGTCCCACGAATTCTACCACGCCCTCGAAAATTACCCCTAGAAGGTCTCCTCCTCTAAATTTCATACACACAACATTAGAAACGAGTCTTACAAAAATGCCAATTGAACTAATATGAATGTGTGACAGTGAAGCACTTTACAGATCATTACCTCGTTGAAGCCCCTATCCTGCACTGAAATTTCCTCAAATTTATCATGCCCCCATTTCTTATCATCTTTGGACTCCCACAATCTCCTTCCACCATGCATCCGCCTATCAAAGGTCGGAGAGTTAATCAGATAAGGAAAAAATAACATATGAAGTACAGACCAGAGTAGTCATTCCCGGATAGCCGCGCAGAGCAGCCAACCCCAAAAGTGGGATGGCGGGATAGCATACTATTTGATCATTTTTTGGGACAAATTGCATATAATAATTATAAGCATATATTTAAGGTAAAATTAAACAAATAACTCAGCTCAAAATATACATAAACCAAAGCACATGTGACTCTTGAAGAGTTGAAGTACATAAACGACTAGAGGGAAAACGATAGCCCTATCGCAGCCGCAATAGTGCTCTGCACCGCTAAGGCTCTTTCCATAGCAGTCGGCCTCTGCTCCGCTCTGCTATAGAGGGATAGCACCGCTATTGGCCACTATTGACTACTCTGGAACAGACAAACAAGACCCAGTCTGACACTTAAGGTTCTTAATAATTTGAGAAAATGGAACGACATTCTTAATAATTTGAGAAAATGGAACAACTTAAAATAACCAACCATATCATGTTGGGCACAATTTTGATCTGAAGTGTTTGTGCTACATATAAAATTTCACATTCCATGACCAAGTCTAAAACTAAGCTACAACATTCCAAGTCAAGGTAACACTAAATGTACAATAATGTAAACAGATTCATCAAGGTACATTTGATAAAAAGCAATATGATGAAAAAGATACCTTTGGCGAGCCCCAGAATTGTCCCTAAAACGGTCATCATGCATGTAAAAGGCACCAGCTGTGGGCACAGCAAATGGTTCATTCTCCTTTTTCTCCTCTAAATTGACCTCAGCAGAATCTTCTTCCAAAGAGGGTATAACCTCCCCATCAGATTCCTTAACCCCAATCACTGAAACCCCAACCCTACTCTCAACCTTCTCCTCGTACCCCTCTTCAACTTCCTCAtactcttcttcttcttcaacctcctcatattcttcttcctcttcttcaACGTCCTCATCATCATAATCAGCCACACCACCCTCGCCATCTGAATCATCCGAACGAACCCTACCACGAAGATCCTCACTTTTAACTGAATCCTCTCTTTCTCCTTCTCCTTCTAcgtcttcttcttcatcatcatcactagccTCACGCCTCCGCATTGTAAGAAGAGATCTCTTCGCCTCTTCAGGATCACTCTCGTAATCAACATCATCTTCAACAGAATTAGCCATAGCAACAAAAAACCCGACAAAACCCCACCAAAAACCTAACCTTCCCCCAACGAAATTCAACAAATAACCCCAAAAAAAACTAACCCACGAATTCCAAA from Lathyrus oleraceus cultivar Zhongwan6 chromosome 7, CAAS_Psat_ZW6_1.0, whole genome shotgun sequence encodes the following:
- the LOC127107657 gene encoding protein MLN51 homolog, encoding MANSVEDDVDYESDPEEAKRSLLTMRRREASDDDEEEDVEGEGEREDSVKSEDLRGRVRSDDSDGEGGVADYDDEDVEEEEEEYEEVEEEEEYEEVEEGYEEKVESRVGVSVIGVKESDGEVIPSLEEDSAEVNLEEKKENEPFAVPTAGAFYMHDDRFRDNSGARQRRMHGGRRLWESKDDKKWGHDKFEEISVQDRGFNERRRPSRGNFRGRGRIRGTDRGGHVRGNRREFNDRNDREYNDREYNDVRSQSQAPKVVVKGRGPRRYEPTNRRNGPAPQVHNKQSGKSQEKTSLVSSERFSLTASNAESDPMPAKKISHVSSNLNYASPPFYPSGSSNKEVSLAPKRDVQIGNTSRNIHPVMDGGFQVQQNNVVHRGKNVADSISMDKLYIDQSVGSSVGKPLNNVHLAPPGSSGVHASQSHFPRPAGPGRGAPIPLQMNYPPALSHTQANKVSQTQLHDIQRSSASGRTSTSVQATAPQTGHRPGSGSQSSSPPKRAASINSLDSGETDTASESGNAKGALVGKGRGAPQGAGRGPFVYGGAQVMGAAGNMGISQGDPNFPTFLPVMQFGGQHPGGMGVPAVGMAFPGYVANPQLGLGKSEMTWLPVLAGAAGALGAQYCSPYLAVDGAYGRQPGQTSAMDTSSKENNVNKANNELKPPQKSDLVNDEYGQRQNKPRRYSEMNFGQ